GGCTGGGGCTGGCGCAGCGGACCTGCAGCAGGGCCTCGGGTGTGCGGTCCTCCAGCCAGAGGCGCAGATAGGTGAGGCTGCAGTCACAGTGCCACGGGTTCTGCGTCACATCGAGGGTCTGCAGCTGGGGCAGGTGGTCGAAGGCTCCCGGGGGCACGGACTGAAGGCTGTTGTTGGCCAGCAGGAGGTGGCGGGTGCGGGCTGGCAGGGTAGGCAGGGCCGTGAGCCCGCGGCCCCTGCAGTCCACCCACAGCCCCATGGTTTCCAGGGCGCGGCAGGTGCATGGGATAGGGCAGTCCTTGGTGGCCTCTGCTGTGGCCCAGAGCAGGAACAGGGCTTCCCAGGCAGGCATGGGACAGGCTGGGCTGCAGAGAGAGGAGCTGTGAGGGAGGGCCTGGCAGCTGACCCATCCTCAGGGATGGCAAGCACCGGGGATGCAGTGGAGCCTGACATGGCGCACTCACCTCCCTTCTCGGGTCTCAGCCTTCTCCTCCGGGAAACAGGCTGGTGACTGGGGAAGGTACAGCGTGCCCAACCCAGGCCTGGCTGACCGGCTCTGGACACCGTTGAAGGCAGGGTGGTGCGGGCAGCTGTGGATTGGGGTAAATTTGTTTTTGGGAAGGGGAAGGGACTTCCTGGCCCCTAGCAGAGACCCCATCCCCTACTTGGGGATGAGAGGAGCAGATGGCTGCTAAATGAGTCCCAGCCCAGGACCACAGACCCCAGAGACTAGGAAAGAGCCTTGCAGGGGCCTCCAGGCTGCGCCCCCGCCAGCTAAGTGAGCTGTTACTTGATTCCCAGATGCAGAAGACAGTGGGATGGGGACACTGACTGGAGCAGGGAGGGGAACCCAGTGGGGCCCCATTTGGAAAGTCACTCATCTGGGCTAACACTgacttggggaaactgaggcccacagagggaAAGCAACGTGCCCAGGGCCACCTGGTGTGGTGTCAGAGGCCAGACTCACACTCAGGTCTCAGGAACCGTGGCCCTCTGTTTGGTTCTTCCCCACAGGCGTTTCCCCTCCACAAGCAGAGCTCCCCCCACCCACAGCAGGTTTCCAGTGAATAAGTGTCAAATCAACTCATTAATCTTGACTCAGCCAAGGAGATGATGTCTCAGAGAGAATGTCCCACCCAACCCTGTCTTGTTAAGGGGACAGGAGTTGACCTCCTCTCTCCCTGTGGGAGGCCATGTTGGGTAATACAGAGGGCTACTTACCTGTGAAGCCTTCGGTTGGGCACTCCCGCGTGGCCTGAAAGGTCCTGGCTGAGGTCTGGGTGGCAACTCTATGGGATGCAGCTGAGGTGCCCCCTGCGGAAGCGGGTGGAAGGAAGTGATGAAAATAGCCTGGCTTATCCCCCCAGTGCAGCCGTGGGGCCTATTTCCAGAGGCTGGAGGCCCTCAGGGGCCCGCGCCTTGGGCACAGAACCACATCTCAACCCCGGTTTATGAAGGGTGTCCCACTGTGCCGCCAGTGCTGCGACCGGCTTTGGGATTGGGTCTGTGGAGGACTGAGGTGGCCCCTCGCCTGCTCCCAGAAGGTGGAGAACTAGGAGACCCCCGAGAAACGTGGCTATGCTAGAtgtttctctgaacctcagttttcctcatctgtaaagtgggagcAGTGACCCCGTCCTGCCTGCCTCACAGAGGTATGGGCTGGGCAGCTCTCACTGGCTGAGAACACCATGGTGGGGAGAGTGACTTCATTTTTAACTCTCCCCTCTCTTCTTGGTGCCATGGTTTTTAGCTCCTGCCTAGCGCTTCCCCATCCCTCTTTCTGACAAACAGCTGCaggcctgggaagcagagcttctACCAAGCGTGAGTCTCTAGCTAGAATTTTGGCCTATGGTTTGAACATTTGCAGTACATTTCCTTCTAGAGCACATTCTACTTAGGGGAGGGACACCATTTTCCATTTATGCTAGTGACATAAAGCTTcctataaaacataaatgtagtTTGggatggagaattgcttgaacccgggaggcagaggttgcagtgagctgagactataccactgcactccagcctgggcgacaaagtgagactccgtattaataaataaataaaataaggtcaAAACACAGAAGTTACAGAAGCCTGGCAGGAAAAGCCAAGGACAAAAGCCTGACGGAAGTTTTAAATGCACTTCATTGACACTCTGGACCCTCGGGAATATTCCTCGGCCCTACAGCAGGGGGATGTCTGTTCTTATTTTGGTCCCAAACCCTTCTCAGGccagcctccctcctcctgcaTGGCCAAGCAGGCTGAGTCCTTCCCCGGGAGGCCTCCTgttctctcccccacccccagttctGCTCTTGGGGCAGGAGTTGGGTGTTCACCCTCCTGGGAGGCCCTGAGAGGCCGCCAGGCCCTAGCTCTGCTTCCCCCACCCACTGATCCTGGGCTCAGAGAAGGGTGGAGAAGGTGCTGTTCCCCCACTGAAGTCACACCTGCTTGGCGGCCTGGTTGCTCCTGGGGGTCCCCTGGTGTGTGCTCAGTGGGGACTCTGACTGGAGCCTGGACCCTGGAGAGGAGCCTCAGCCTGTCAgggccttccctccctccccatggAGTCCTGGCATGTTCCGCCTCCTCTGCCCTGCACACATTCACCAGTGAGCCCCATGCAGGGGGGT
This sequence is a window from Macaca fascicularis isolate 582-1 chromosome 2, T2T-MFA8v1.1. Protein-coding genes within it:
- the GP9 gene encoding platelet glycoprotein IX, which codes for MPAWEALFLLWATAEATKDCPIPCTCRALETMGLWVDCRGRGLTALPTLPARTRHLLLANNSLQSVPPGAFDHLPQLQTLDVTQNPWHCDCSLTYLRLWLEDRTPEALLQVRCASPSLAAHGPLGQLTGYQLGSCGWQLQASWVRSGVLWDVALVAVAALGLALLAGLLCATTEALD